A single Amphiura filiformis chromosome 19, Afil_fr2py, whole genome shotgun sequence DNA region contains:
- the LOC140141358 gene encoding neprilysin-1-like translates to MEEVTVTAKAIYFKQPSWYQRKTRLERCLILISLVLTFVSLTLLMVLIAELTSKEEIQIGSLLENQDVCLTPGCVEAANEILTNMDPTVDPCEDFYEYACGGWKKRTVIPDDQPRFGIFSELVDKLQIECKKLIESPISEVDSDAVVKAKNFYFACMDEERINNIHLKPIQLLIQRLGGWPVLNDGEYDEDTWVLEEILAKIRIETNSNFLFFHAVNVDAKNSDAHIITIDQPLLGMSSRDYFLQDITDKNLNAYYSYMVDITSEFNDRSAEDIEKEIADVLDFERQVANITVPEMLRMNTTLLYNRMSISHLQTTVTQFDWLRYFNLIMKSIDNPIGEEEEILSFSPVYVTAMGDLLAKTPKRILANFFMWRVVDNTVSQLDNKLRTIRQEFYKVMSGEGVQPPRWKQCIDKTEMYLGQALGAMFIDEYFDEQSKSMAKEMIGDIRQALIEVLHGTEWMDESTRQIALEKARAVREHIGYDDNIKNITALNEKYKKVNISRETHFENVLSIWKNHALESMAKLRQPVDKYSWSSSPVTVNAYYQFTSNTITFPAGILQPPFYNRRSPRSRNYGGIGVVIGHELTHGFDDRGRLFDKDGNLDQWWTSTSENAFIEKQQCLMDQYSNFTVDQIGINLNGVHTRGENIADNGGINEAFKAYRRWVERNGREEPRLPGLNLTHNQIFFVNFGQIWCGLNRDEDLMYLVMVDTHPPSKYRVLGTVSNSYDFSEAFQCRPGSAMNPVKKCTVW, encoded by the exons AGGAAATTCAAATTGGCTCCCTACTTGAAAATCAAGATGTATGTTTGACACCAGGATGCGTCGAAGCAG CAAATGAAATATTAACCAACATGGACCCGACAGTGGACCCCTGCGAAGATTTCTATGAATATGCATGTGGTGGGTGGAAAAAACGAACCGTAATTCCAGATGACCAACCACGTTTTGGAATATTTTCTGAATTAGTAGACAAACTTCAAATAGAATGTAAAA AACTTATAGAAAGCCCTATCTCTGAAGTAGACTCTGATGCTGTAGTAAAAGCTAAGAATTTCTATTTTGCATGTATGGATGAAG AAAGGATCAACAATATACATCTGAAACCTATTCAACTTTTAATACAAAGACTTGGCGGCTGGCCCGTACTGAATGATGGCGAATATGACGAAGACACGTGGGTATTGGAGGAAATATTAGCCAAAATAAGGATAGAAACCAACAgtaattttctattttttcacgCTGTAAATGTAGACGCAAAAAATTCTGATGCACACATTATAACT ATTGATCAACCATTATTAGGAATGAGCAGCAGAGACTATTTCCTCCAAGATATTACCGATAAG AATCTCAACGCATATTACAGTTATATGGTGGATATTACATCAGAGTTTAATGATAGAAGTGCTGAAGATATTGAAAAAGAAATAGCAGATGTCCTGGATTTTGAAAGACAAGTGGCTAAT ATAACAGTGCCCGAGATGTTACGAATGAATACAACGCTGCTTTACAACCGTATGAGCATCAGTCATCTTCAGACCACAGTAACTCAG TTTGATTGGTTACGGTATTTTAATTTGATAATGAAAAGTATCGACAATCCAATTGGGGAAGAAGAGGAAATTTTAAGTTTTTCACCTGTGTATGTGACCGCTATGGGTGACCTTCTTGCAAAAACACCGAAAAG AATTCTTGCCAATTTCTTCATGTGGAGAGTAGTTGATAACACTGTCAGTCAGCTGGATAATAAATTGCGCACAATTCGTCAGGAGTTTTACAAGGTGATGAGTGGTGAAGGAGTGCAGCCTCCTCGATGGAAACAATGCATCGATAAAACAGAAATGTATCTTGGTCAAGCTCTGGGAGCGATGTTTATTGACGAATATTTTGATGAGCAGAGTAAATCTATG GCTAAAGAAATGATAGGGGACATCAGACAAGCACTTATAGAAGTTCTTCATGGCACGGAATGGATGGATGAATCAACAAGGCAAATAGCACTTGAAAAG GCGAGAGCTGTAAGAGAgcacattggatatgatgataatatcaaGAACATTACAGCTTTAAATGAAAAGTACAAAAAG GTAAACATTTCCCGCGAGACACATTTTGAAAACGTCTTATCAATATGGAAGAACCATGCATTAGAATCAATGGCCAAACTCAGACAACCTGTCGATAAATACAG TTGGAGCAGCTCCCCAGTCACCGTAAATGCTTATTATCAATTTACTTCAAATACAATAA CATTTCCAGCTGGAATTCTGCAGCCACCATTTTACAATAGGAGATCTCCGAG GTCGAGAAACTACGGTGGTATTGGCGTGGTCATTGGACACGAATTAACGCATGGATTCGACGATAGAG GACGTTTATTTGATAAGGACGGTAACTTGGACCAATGGTGGACAAGTACATCCGAAAATGCGTTTATTGAAAAGCAACAGTGTCTTATGGATCAATATTCTAATTTTACTGTAGACCAAATTGGTATAAAT TTAAATGGCGTTCACACGAGAGGGGAAAATATTGCAGATAACGGTGGAATAAATGAAGCATTTAAG GCTTACAGAAGATGGGTGGAGCGAAACGGAAGAGAAGAACCGAGATTACCTGGATTAAACTTAACACACAACCAAATATTTTTCGTCAACTTTGGTCAA ATATGGTGTGGTTTAAATAGAGATGAAGATCTAATGTATTTAGTCATGGTTGACACTCATCCACCCTCTAAATATCG TGTCTTGGGGACAGTCTCGAATTCCTACGACTTTTCAGAAGCTTTCCAATGCAGACCCGGGAGTGCAATGAATCCAGTCAAAAAATGTACTGTTTGGTAG